A single window of Candidatus Binatia bacterium DNA harbors:
- a CDS encoding universal stress protein yields MEENFKRILVTTDFSEAGDHAISHAFRMAADHGAEVLLLHVLEVIVAPNPLYAHYYPTDLLTPELRIRAENDAREAILDRTPKNGPLAAVPHQVVVAHGMPAEEIIRTAREQQADLIVISTHGRTGLRHLILGSTAERVIRHAHCPVLVVR; encoded by the coding sequence ATGGAAGAGAATTTCAAACGTATTCTTGTGACCACGGACTTCTCCGAAGCCGGGGATCACGCCATCAGCCACGCCTTTCGCATGGCCGCGGATCACGGCGCGGAAGTGCTGCTGTTGCATGTCCTCGAAGTCATCGTCGCCCCCAACCCCCTCTACGCCCACTATTACCCGACAGACCTGCTCACACCCGAGCTCCGAATCCGCGCCGAAAACGATGCGCGTGAGGCGATCCTGGACCGCACACCGAAGAACGGCCCCTTGGCTGCGGTGCCGCACCAAGTGGTGGTGGCACACGGGATGCCTGCGGAGGAGATCATTCGCACCGCGCGGGAGCAGCAGGCAGACCTCATCGTGATCTCGACGCACGGACGCACCGGGTTGAGACACTTGATCCTGGGTAGTACCGCCGAGCGGGTCATCCGCCACGCCCACTGCCCCGTTCTCGTGGTGCGGTAG